The proteins below are encoded in one region of Rhododendron vialii isolate Sample 1 chromosome 7a, ASM3025357v1:
- the LOC131332317 gene encoding PX domain-containing protein EREL1-like isoform X3: MFYRVQIGLQSPEGITTTRGVLRRFNDFLKLFTVLKKAFPKKNLPPAPPKGLLRIKSRALLEERRCSLEDWMARLLSDIDLSRSFVVASFLELEAAARSSFQDEHQNASEASTSGNSTVSALQAHPNSSLSLFAGSASLTSDNGSDTAYETSEIGTPSLGRDNSSEGGTEDLSLDEDLTSPIEKLVKYGMSNIDEGLFMGHAILEQLEGLPRYKLRANNVSSINIVNGNASKAAYLDDSRIEHFSEAEHGKVNSHARKLSSESIGSDASSLRGSEISNSGFPNSFVEGSLEHIGGPEISRTMEVLGNTEFHSSDDVQLVLPLDKRYSMNKVLMTMQRRLVTAKTDMEDLISRLNQEIAVKDYLETKVKDLEVELETTKQRSKDNLHQAIIVERERVTQMQWDMEELRRKSLEMELKLKSQQDQKLGTASTNASVIGEKSALEELDVTKKQLEDVLKRHEELEIKSKADIKVLVKEVKSLRNSQAELKKGLSQSQKEKSDAERLLQLEKQCAEHAKAARQKLLHECGQLRNRLQECSIDFLAENGKELVVDSASVSHALDLLITFDNQIDHLIAEFAQDDDNVSIDELHKIDDETRALDDALRNMLKDIFTNNARLRKQVNEVLRCALKSDTSSQKDDDLSRRGALGTNTSVEKDDEGSLSRGHDLKTVTSSEKDDEGSLSEEAVHMSSLER, translated from the exons ATG TTTTACAGGGTTCAGATTGGCCTTCAATCACCAGAAGGAATCACAACAACGCGAGGAGTATTGAGAAGATTTAATGACTTCCTGAAGTTATTTACTGTA CTTAAAAAGGCATTTCCTAAGAAGAATCTCCCACCAGCTCCACCCAAGGGACTCTTGCGGATAAAAAGCAGGGCATTGTTAGAAGAG CGACGGTGCTCTCTGGAGGATTGGATGGCACGGTTACTCTCTGACATTGATTTGTCTAGAAGCTTTGTGGTGGCATCCTTCCTTGAACTAGAAGCTGCCGCTAGATCTT CATTCCAAGATGAACACCAAAACGCTTCAGAAGCTAGTACTTCCGGGAATAGCACTGTTTCTGCACTTCAAGCGCATCCCAATtcaagtctatctctctttgctGGCAGTGCATCACTCACATCAGATAATGGTAGTGATACTGCTTACGAAACATCAGAGATTGGAACACCAAGCCTTGGAAGGGATAACAGTTCTGAAGGTGGAACAGAGGATCTCTCGCTGGATGAAGATTTGACTAGTCCTATAGAAAAGCTTGTCAAGTATGGAATGTCCAACATTGACGAAGGCTTGTTTATGGGACACGCTATTTTAGAGCAACTTGAGGGTTTACCTAGGTATAAACTACGTGCCAACAATGTCAGCAGTATTAATATAGTCAATGGAAATGCTTCTAAAGCTGCTTATCTTGATGACAGTAGGATTGAGCATTTCTCTGAAGCAGAGCACGGTAAAGTAAATAGTCATGCTCGAAAGCTCTCTAGTGAAAGTATTGGAAGCGACGCTAGTTCGTTGAGAGGTAGTGAAATCTCAAATTCAGGGTTTCCAAATTCATTTGTGGAGGGCTCCCTTGAGCATATCGGAGGTCCTGAGATTTCAAGAACCATGGAAGTTCTTGGCAACACAGAGTTCCACTCAAGTGATGATGTGCAATTAGTTCTTCCATTGGATAAACGTTACAGTATGAACAAGGTTCTTATGACCATGCAACGGAGACTAGTTACCGCTAAAACAGACATGGAGGATCTTATATCGAGATTAAATCAAGAAATAGCAGTGAAAGATTATCTTGAGACTAAG GTCAAGGATTTGGAAGTGGAACTTGAAACTACAAAACAGAGAAGTAAAGATAACCTTCATCAAGCTATTATTGTAGAAAGGGAAAGAGTTACCCAAATGCAGTGGGATATGGAGGAACTTCGGCGGAAGTCATTGGAAATGGAATTGAAATTGAAGTCGCAACAG GATCAAAAGTTAGGTACAGCGTCAACAAATGCTTCGGTCATTGGGGAGAAAAGTGCACTGGAAGAGTTGGATGTGACCAAAAAACAACTTGAGGACGTGTTGAAGCGACATGAAGAGCTAGAGATCAAATCGAAGGCGGATATTAAAGTTCTTGTTAAAGAGGTTAAGTCTCTCAGAAATTCTCAAGCAGAATTAAAGAAGGGTCTGAGTCAATCACAGAAGGAAAAATCTGATGCAGAG AGACTTCTTCAACTGGAAAAACAATGCGCGGAACATGCAAAAGCTGCTAGGCAAAAGCTGCTTCATGAATGTGGGCAGCTTCGCAACAGGCTTCAGGAGTGCAGCATTGATTTCCTTGCTGAAAATGGAAAGGAATTAGTTGTTGATTCTGCATCAGTTTCACATGCTTTGGATCTCCTAATCACATTTGACAACCAAATTGACCACCTCATCGCAGAG TTTGCTCAGGATGATGATAATGTTTCTATTGATGAGCTCCACAAGATCGATGACGAGACAAGGGCATTAGATGATGCGTTGAGAAACATGCTGAAAGATATCTTCACCAATAATGCCAGATTGAGAAAACAGGTTAATGAGGTTCTCCGCTGTGCCCTGAAATCGGACACTTCATCTCAGAAAGACGATGATCTTTCAAGACGCGGTGCTCTGGGAACAAACACTTCAGTTGAAAAAGATGATGAAGGCAGTCTGTCAAGAGGCCATGATCTGAAAACAGTCACTTCATCTGAGAAAGACGATGAAGGTAGTCTTTCAGAAGAAGCAGTACACATGTCGTCTTTAGAGAGATGA
- the LOC131332317 gene encoding PX domain-containing protein EREL1-like isoform X4 produces the protein MMQRESPPKHRHDGTSPLPLGMDWSPPPRKWKGRDTIWPHDPHTGWSYCVTIPSWVVRPKSRDSDPVVFYRVQIGLQSPEGITTTRGVLRRFNDFLKLFTVLKKAFPKKNLPPAPPKGLLRIKSRALLEERRCSLEDWMARLLSDIDLSRSFVVASFLELEAAARSSFQDEHQNASEASTSGNSTVSALQAHPNSSLSLFAGSASLTSDNGSDTAYETSEIGTPSLGRDNSSEGGTEDLSLDEDLTSPIEKLVKYGMSNIDEGLFMGHAILEQLEGLPRYKLRANNVSSINIVNGNASKAAYLDDSRIEHFSEAEHGKVNSHARKLSSESIGSDASSLRGSEISNSGFPNSFVEGSLEHIGGPEISRTMEVLGNTEFHSSDDVQLVLPLDKRYSMNKVLMTMQRRLVTAKTDMEDLISRLNQEIAVKDYLETKVKDLEVELETTKQRSKDNLHQAIIVERERVTQMQWDMEELRRKSLEMELKLKSQQDQKLGTASTNASVIGEKSALEELDVTKKQLEDVLKRHEELEIKSKADIKVLVKEVKSLRNSQAELKKGLSQSQKEKSDAERLLQLEKQCAEHAKAARQKLLHECGQLRNRLQECSIDFLAENGKELVVDSASVSHALDLLITFDNQIDHLIAECAYALCERKVIRVCFRVYTLLFVRALHLFSTGTPVCSG, from the exons TTTTACAGGGTTCAGATTGGCCTTCAATCACCAGAAGGAATCACAACAACGCGAGGAGTATTGAGAAGATTTAATGACTTCCTGAAGTTATTTACTGTA CTTAAAAAGGCATTTCCTAAGAAGAATCTCCCACCAGCTCCACCCAAGGGACTCTTGCGGATAAAAAGCAGGGCATTGTTAGAAGAG CGACGGTGCTCTCTGGAGGATTGGATGGCACGGTTACTCTCTGACATTGATTTGTCTAGAAGCTTTGTGGTGGCATCCTTCCTTGAACTAGAAGCTGCCGCTAGATCTT CATTCCAAGATGAACACCAAAACGCTTCAGAAGCTAGTACTTCCGGGAATAGCACTGTTTCTGCACTTCAAGCGCATCCCAATtcaagtctatctctctttgctGGCAGTGCATCACTCACATCAGATAATGGTAGTGATACTGCTTACGAAACATCAGAGATTGGAACACCAAGCCTTGGAAGGGATAACAGTTCTGAAGGTGGAACAGAGGATCTCTCGCTGGATGAAGATTTGACTAGTCCTATAGAAAAGCTTGTCAAGTATGGAATGTCCAACATTGACGAAGGCTTGTTTATGGGACACGCTATTTTAGAGCAACTTGAGGGTTTACCTAGGTATAAACTACGTGCCAACAATGTCAGCAGTATTAATATAGTCAATGGAAATGCTTCTAAAGCTGCTTATCTTGATGACAGTAGGATTGAGCATTTCTCTGAAGCAGAGCACGGTAAAGTAAATAGTCATGCTCGAAAGCTCTCTAGTGAAAGTATTGGAAGCGACGCTAGTTCGTTGAGAGGTAGTGAAATCTCAAATTCAGGGTTTCCAAATTCATTTGTGGAGGGCTCCCTTGAGCATATCGGAGGTCCTGAGATTTCAAGAACCATGGAAGTTCTTGGCAACACAGAGTTCCACTCAAGTGATGATGTGCAATTAGTTCTTCCATTGGATAAACGTTACAGTATGAACAAGGTTCTTATGACCATGCAACGGAGACTAGTTACCGCTAAAACAGACATGGAGGATCTTATATCGAGATTAAATCAAGAAATAGCAGTGAAAGATTATCTTGAGACTAAG GTCAAGGATTTGGAAGTGGAACTTGAAACTACAAAACAGAGAAGTAAAGATAACCTTCATCAAGCTATTATTGTAGAAAGGGAAAGAGTTACCCAAATGCAGTGGGATATGGAGGAACTTCGGCGGAAGTCATTGGAAATGGAATTGAAATTGAAGTCGCAACAG GATCAAAAGTTAGGTACAGCGTCAACAAATGCTTCGGTCATTGGGGAGAAAAGTGCACTGGAAGAGTTGGATGTGACCAAAAAACAACTTGAGGACGTGTTGAAGCGACATGAAGAGCTAGAGATCAAATCGAAGGCGGATATTAAAGTTCTTGTTAAAGAGGTTAAGTCTCTCAGAAATTCTCAAGCAGAATTAAAGAAGGGTCTGAGTCAATCACAGAAGGAAAAATCTGATGCAGAG AGACTTCTTCAACTGGAAAAACAATGCGCGGAACATGCAAAAGCTGCTAGGCAAAAGCTGCTTCATGAATGTGGGCAGCTTCGCAACAGGCTTCAGGAGTGCAGCATTGATTTCCTTGCTGAAAATGGAAAGGAATTAGTTGTTGATTCTGCATCAGTTTCACATGCTTTGGATCTCCTAATCACATTTGACAACCAAATTGACCACCTCATCGCAGAG TGTGCTTATGCACTGTGTGAAAGAAAAGTAATTCGAGTTTGTTTCCGGGTATATACTCTCCTTTTCGTACGTGCTTTACACCTATTTTCTACTGGTACACCAGTTTGCTCAGGATGA
- the LOC131332317 gene encoding PX domain-containing protein EREL1-like isoform X1, whose product MMQRESPPKHRHDGTSPLPLGMDWSPPPRKWKGRDTIWPHDPHTGWSYCVTIPSWVVRPKSRDSDPVVFYRVQIGLQSPEGITTTRGVLRRFNDFLKLFTVLKKAFPKKNLPPAPPKGLLRIKSRALLEERRCSLEDWMARLLSDIDLSRSFVVASFLELEAAARSSFQDEHQNASEASTSGNSTVSALQAHPNSSLSLFAGSASLTSDNGSDTAYETSEIGTPSLGRDNSSEGGTEDLSLDEDLTSPIEKLVKYGMSNIDEGLFMGHAILEQLEGLPRYKLRANNVSSINIVNGNASKAAYLDDSRIEHFSEAEHGKVNSHARKLSSESIGSDASSLRGSEISNSGFPNSFVEGSLEHIGGPEISRTMEVLGNTEFHSSDDVQLVLPLDKRYSMNKVLMTMQRRLVTAKTDMEDLISRLNQEIAVKDYLETKVKDLEVELETTKQRSKDNLHQAIIVERERVTQMQWDMEELRRKSLEMELKLKSQQDQKLGTASTNASVIGEKSALEELDVTKKQLEDVLKRHEELEIKSKADIKVLVKEVKSLRNSQAELKKGLSQSQKEKSDAERLLQLEKQCAEHAKAARQKLLHECGQLRNRLQECSIDFLAENGKELVVDSASVSHALDLLITFDNQIDHLIAEFAQDDDNVSIDELHKIDDETRALDDALRNMLKDIFTNNARLRKQVNEVLRCALKSDTSSQKDDDLSRRGALGTNTSVEKDDEGSLSRGHDLKTVTSSEKDDEGSLSEEAVHMSSLER is encoded by the exons TTTTACAGGGTTCAGATTGGCCTTCAATCACCAGAAGGAATCACAACAACGCGAGGAGTATTGAGAAGATTTAATGACTTCCTGAAGTTATTTACTGTA CTTAAAAAGGCATTTCCTAAGAAGAATCTCCCACCAGCTCCACCCAAGGGACTCTTGCGGATAAAAAGCAGGGCATTGTTAGAAGAG CGACGGTGCTCTCTGGAGGATTGGATGGCACGGTTACTCTCTGACATTGATTTGTCTAGAAGCTTTGTGGTGGCATCCTTCCTTGAACTAGAAGCTGCCGCTAGATCTT CATTCCAAGATGAACACCAAAACGCTTCAGAAGCTAGTACTTCCGGGAATAGCACTGTTTCTGCACTTCAAGCGCATCCCAATtcaagtctatctctctttgctGGCAGTGCATCACTCACATCAGATAATGGTAGTGATACTGCTTACGAAACATCAGAGATTGGAACACCAAGCCTTGGAAGGGATAACAGTTCTGAAGGTGGAACAGAGGATCTCTCGCTGGATGAAGATTTGACTAGTCCTATAGAAAAGCTTGTCAAGTATGGAATGTCCAACATTGACGAAGGCTTGTTTATGGGACACGCTATTTTAGAGCAACTTGAGGGTTTACCTAGGTATAAACTACGTGCCAACAATGTCAGCAGTATTAATATAGTCAATGGAAATGCTTCTAAAGCTGCTTATCTTGATGACAGTAGGATTGAGCATTTCTCTGAAGCAGAGCACGGTAAAGTAAATAGTCATGCTCGAAAGCTCTCTAGTGAAAGTATTGGAAGCGACGCTAGTTCGTTGAGAGGTAGTGAAATCTCAAATTCAGGGTTTCCAAATTCATTTGTGGAGGGCTCCCTTGAGCATATCGGAGGTCCTGAGATTTCAAGAACCATGGAAGTTCTTGGCAACACAGAGTTCCACTCAAGTGATGATGTGCAATTAGTTCTTCCATTGGATAAACGTTACAGTATGAACAAGGTTCTTATGACCATGCAACGGAGACTAGTTACCGCTAAAACAGACATGGAGGATCTTATATCGAGATTAAATCAAGAAATAGCAGTGAAAGATTATCTTGAGACTAAG GTCAAGGATTTGGAAGTGGAACTTGAAACTACAAAACAGAGAAGTAAAGATAACCTTCATCAAGCTATTATTGTAGAAAGGGAAAGAGTTACCCAAATGCAGTGGGATATGGAGGAACTTCGGCGGAAGTCATTGGAAATGGAATTGAAATTGAAGTCGCAACAG GATCAAAAGTTAGGTACAGCGTCAACAAATGCTTCGGTCATTGGGGAGAAAAGTGCACTGGAAGAGTTGGATGTGACCAAAAAACAACTTGAGGACGTGTTGAAGCGACATGAAGAGCTAGAGATCAAATCGAAGGCGGATATTAAAGTTCTTGTTAAAGAGGTTAAGTCTCTCAGAAATTCTCAAGCAGAATTAAAGAAGGGTCTGAGTCAATCACAGAAGGAAAAATCTGATGCAGAG AGACTTCTTCAACTGGAAAAACAATGCGCGGAACATGCAAAAGCTGCTAGGCAAAAGCTGCTTCATGAATGTGGGCAGCTTCGCAACAGGCTTCAGGAGTGCAGCATTGATTTCCTTGCTGAAAATGGAAAGGAATTAGTTGTTGATTCTGCATCAGTTTCACATGCTTTGGATCTCCTAATCACATTTGACAACCAAATTGACCACCTCATCGCAGAG TTTGCTCAGGATGATGATAATGTTTCTATTGATGAGCTCCACAAGATCGATGACGAGACAAGGGCATTAGATGATGCGTTGAGAAACATGCTGAAAGATATCTTCACCAATAATGCCAGATTGAGAAAACAGGTTAATGAGGTTCTCCGCTGTGCCCTGAAATCGGACACTTCATCTCAGAAAGACGATGATCTTTCAAGACGCGGTGCTCTGGGAACAAACACTTCAGTTGAAAAAGATGATGAAGGCAGTCTGTCAAGAGGCCATGATCTGAAAACAGTCACTTCATCTGAGAAAGACGATGAAGGTAGTCTTTCAGAAGAAGCAGTACACATGTCGTCTTTAGAGAGATGA
- the LOC131332317 gene encoding PX domain-containing protein EREL1-like isoform X2 has protein sequence MTLQCLSIRRFYRVQIGLQSPEGITTTRGVLRRFNDFLKLFTVLKKAFPKKNLPPAPPKGLLRIKSRALLEERRCSLEDWMARLLSDIDLSRSFVVASFLELEAAARSSFQDEHQNASEASTSGNSTVSALQAHPNSSLSLFAGSASLTSDNGSDTAYETSEIGTPSLGRDNSSEGGTEDLSLDEDLTSPIEKLVKYGMSNIDEGLFMGHAILEQLEGLPRYKLRANNVSSINIVNGNASKAAYLDDSRIEHFSEAEHGKVNSHARKLSSESIGSDASSLRGSEISNSGFPNSFVEGSLEHIGGPEISRTMEVLGNTEFHSSDDVQLVLPLDKRYSMNKVLMTMQRRLVTAKTDMEDLISRLNQEIAVKDYLETKVKDLEVELETTKQRSKDNLHQAIIVERERVTQMQWDMEELRRKSLEMELKLKSQQDQKLGTASTNASVIGEKSALEELDVTKKQLEDVLKRHEELEIKSKADIKVLVKEVKSLRNSQAELKKGLSQSQKEKSDAERLLQLEKQCAEHAKAARQKLLHECGQLRNRLQECSIDFLAENGKELVVDSASVSHALDLLITFDNQIDHLIAEFAQDDDNVSIDELHKIDDETRALDDALRNMLKDIFTNNARLRKQVNEVLRCALKSDTSSQKDDDLSRRGALGTNTSVEKDDEGSLSRGHDLKTVTSSEKDDEGSLSEEAVHMSSLER, from the exons TTTTACAGGGTTCAGATTGGCCTTCAATCACCAGAAGGAATCACAACAACGCGAGGAGTATTGAGAAGATTTAATGACTTCCTGAAGTTATTTACTGTA CTTAAAAAGGCATTTCCTAAGAAGAATCTCCCACCAGCTCCACCCAAGGGACTCTTGCGGATAAAAAGCAGGGCATTGTTAGAAGAG CGACGGTGCTCTCTGGAGGATTGGATGGCACGGTTACTCTCTGACATTGATTTGTCTAGAAGCTTTGTGGTGGCATCCTTCCTTGAACTAGAAGCTGCCGCTAGATCTT CATTCCAAGATGAACACCAAAACGCTTCAGAAGCTAGTACTTCCGGGAATAGCACTGTTTCTGCACTTCAAGCGCATCCCAATtcaagtctatctctctttgctGGCAGTGCATCACTCACATCAGATAATGGTAGTGATACTGCTTACGAAACATCAGAGATTGGAACACCAAGCCTTGGAAGGGATAACAGTTCTGAAGGTGGAACAGAGGATCTCTCGCTGGATGAAGATTTGACTAGTCCTATAGAAAAGCTTGTCAAGTATGGAATGTCCAACATTGACGAAGGCTTGTTTATGGGACACGCTATTTTAGAGCAACTTGAGGGTTTACCTAGGTATAAACTACGTGCCAACAATGTCAGCAGTATTAATATAGTCAATGGAAATGCTTCTAAAGCTGCTTATCTTGATGACAGTAGGATTGAGCATTTCTCTGAAGCAGAGCACGGTAAAGTAAATAGTCATGCTCGAAAGCTCTCTAGTGAAAGTATTGGAAGCGACGCTAGTTCGTTGAGAGGTAGTGAAATCTCAAATTCAGGGTTTCCAAATTCATTTGTGGAGGGCTCCCTTGAGCATATCGGAGGTCCTGAGATTTCAAGAACCATGGAAGTTCTTGGCAACACAGAGTTCCACTCAAGTGATGATGTGCAATTAGTTCTTCCATTGGATAAACGTTACAGTATGAACAAGGTTCTTATGACCATGCAACGGAGACTAGTTACCGCTAAAACAGACATGGAGGATCTTATATCGAGATTAAATCAAGAAATAGCAGTGAAAGATTATCTTGAGACTAAG GTCAAGGATTTGGAAGTGGAACTTGAAACTACAAAACAGAGAAGTAAAGATAACCTTCATCAAGCTATTATTGTAGAAAGGGAAAGAGTTACCCAAATGCAGTGGGATATGGAGGAACTTCGGCGGAAGTCATTGGAAATGGAATTGAAATTGAAGTCGCAACAG GATCAAAAGTTAGGTACAGCGTCAACAAATGCTTCGGTCATTGGGGAGAAAAGTGCACTGGAAGAGTTGGATGTGACCAAAAAACAACTTGAGGACGTGTTGAAGCGACATGAAGAGCTAGAGATCAAATCGAAGGCGGATATTAAAGTTCTTGTTAAAGAGGTTAAGTCTCTCAGAAATTCTCAAGCAGAATTAAAGAAGGGTCTGAGTCAATCACAGAAGGAAAAATCTGATGCAGAG AGACTTCTTCAACTGGAAAAACAATGCGCGGAACATGCAAAAGCTGCTAGGCAAAAGCTGCTTCATGAATGTGGGCAGCTTCGCAACAGGCTTCAGGAGTGCAGCATTGATTTCCTTGCTGAAAATGGAAAGGAATTAGTTGTTGATTCTGCATCAGTTTCACATGCTTTGGATCTCCTAATCACATTTGACAACCAAATTGACCACCTCATCGCAGAG TTTGCTCAGGATGATGATAATGTTTCTATTGATGAGCTCCACAAGATCGATGACGAGACAAGGGCATTAGATGATGCGTTGAGAAACATGCTGAAAGATATCTTCACCAATAATGCCAGATTGAGAAAACAGGTTAATGAGGTTCTCCGCTGTGCCCTGAAATCGGACACTTCATCTCAGAAAGACGATGATCTTTCAAGACGCGGTGCTCTGGGAACAAACACTTCAGTTGAAAAAGATGATGAAGGCAGTCTGTCAAGAGGCCATGATCTGAAAACAGTCACTTCATCTGAGAAAGACGATGAAGGTAGTCTTTCAGAAGAAGCAGTACACATGTCGTCTTTAGAGAGATGA